A region of Cucumis melo cultivar AY chromosome 2, USDA_Cmelo_AY_1.0, whole genome shotgun sequence DNA encodes the following proteins:
- the LOC103492516 gene encoding calmodulin-binding protein 60 A-like, with amino-acid sequence MERGKKRDRQNLKNEHDHDHDHDRPSDTSPKTTSNSVPTTGSEVEYDIIAHILSLQLLPHMRAAIRPMVDEEFDRKFMFYVHQFLASSSSSSVQLNNHNNEETTKFRLCFLNQIPSTIFTNNEIETGNGDALQVALIDDNNSNAIVSDGPLSIAQIEVIVLDGDSDKFMSENILSQRDGKRPLIVGNDLKLHLKNGVGFIKSLSFTDNSSWMRSKQFRLGLRIVDDKIQGKFPRIREAVSQPFRVLDQRGEVNQKHHPPQREDEIWRLERIARNGAYHKRLSSHGINTVGDFLKTYLEMGTVHLRKLLGKNVPNKAWNAMVTNAFECVSLVKNFAPSFERQDLFGYEGMGSEGFEGNIEVSEQRNSSDWNKFLETTPEEWDPMQEASTSHKYNYEVEDVNAYCATTNTDKYK; translated from the exons ATGGAGAGAGGAAAAAAGAGGGACCGTCAAAACCTTAAGAATGAACATGATCATGATCATGATCATGATCGACCTTCTGATACTAGCCCTAAAACAACATCCAACTCTGTTCCAACAACCGG tTCTGAAGTCGAGTACGACATTATAGCTCACATTTTGTCTCTTCAATTATTGCCTCACATGAGAGCTGCTATTCGTCCGATG GTTGATGAGGAATTTGATAGAAAGTTCATGTTTTACGTTCATCAATTTCTTGCATCCTCATCTTCAAG CTCTGTCCAACTAAATAATCATAACAATGAAGAAACAACCAAGTTTAGGTTATGTTTTCTCAACCAAATTCCTTCCACTATTTTTACCAACAACGAGATAGAAACGGGGAATGGTGATGCATTACAAGTTGCACTTATTGATGACAATAATTCCAATGCCATCGTCTCCGATGGTCCTTTGTCGATAGCACAAATTGAGGTCATCGTCCTTGATGGAGACTCGGACAAGTTCATGAGCGAAAACATTTTGTCTCAAAGGGATGGAAAAAGGCCATTAATTGTGGGCAATGATTTGAAACTTCATCTCAAAAATGGAGTTGGGTTCATCAAGAGTTTGAGCTTCACTGACAATTCAAGTTGGATGAGATCGAAACAATTTCGGTTAGGATTAAGAATTGTGGATGACAAAATTCAAGGTAAGTTTCCAAGAATTAGAGAAGCTGTATCTCAACCATTCAGAGTCTTGGATCAACGAGGAGAAG TGAACCAGAAGCACCACCCTCCACAAAGGGAAGACGAGATATGGAGATTAGAAAGAATTGCAAGAAATGGTGCTTATCATAAACGCTTATCTTCTCATGGCATCAATACTGTTggtgattttttaaaaacttatttagAAATGGGTACTGTTCACTTGAGAAAG TTACTTGGAAAGAATGTCCCAAATAAGGCATGGAATGCAATGGTTACTAATGCTTTCGAATGTGTCTCTCTTGTCAAAAACTTTGCTCCAAGCTTCGAG AGGCAAGATTTGTTTGGATATGAAGGCATGGGAAGTGAAGGTTTTGAAGGAAACATAGAAGTAAGTGAGCAAAGGAACTCAAGTGATTGGAATAAGTTTTTAGAGACAACACCTGAAGAATGGGATCCCATGCAAGAAGCTTCAACTTCACATAAATACAACTATGAAGTGGAAGATGTAAATGCATATTGTGCAACAACCAATACTGACAAATACAAATGA